Proteins encoded together in one Neobacillus sp. FSL H8-0543 window:
- a CDS encoding SepM family pheromone-processing serine protease — translation MRRKIYIGASIFIAVLMVAGVFLSLPYYVSKPGMAKELEPIVQVENGYEAEGSFMLTTIRMGRANIYSYLQAKLFDYEEIYPLDAILHETETQEEYNARQLHMMSGSKQNAIGVAYNRAGFSIEYKYNGVYVVQVIPEMPADGKLLPGDRVIKVDDQQFSSSEEFIKYVGGKKANEEVILTIKRKNKTKKVKIIVQPFKDDSNKVGIGITLVDDKEIITNPKVTVNTDEIGGPSAGLMFTLEIYNQLMEEDFTRGYRIAGTGTIDSKGNVGPIGGIDQKVVAADKAGAEIFFAPNEKGKSGSNYRVAVKTARDIDTKMKIVPVDVFDDAVNYLQKLPKKER, via the coding sequence ATGCGCAGAAAAATATATATTGGTGCTTCCATCTTCATTGCTGTACTAATGGTTGCTGGAGTTTTTTTATCATTGCCATATTATGTTTCAAAGCCTGGAATGGCTAAGGAATTAGAACCAATCGTTCAAGTTGAAAATGGTTACGAAGCTGAAGGTAGCTTTATGCTAACCACAATTAGAATGGGAAGAGCAAATATATATTCTTATCTACAGGCTAAACTCTTTGATTATGAAGAAATCTATCCGTTAGATGCGATTTTACACGAAACGGAAACACAGGAAGAGTATAATGCCAGACAGCTTCATATGATGTCAGGATCAAAGCAGAATGCAATTGGGGTCGCCTACAATAGAGCAGGATTTTCGATAGAATATAAATATAATGGAGTGTATGTTGTTCAGGTTATTCCTGAAATGCCTGCTGATGGTAAACTGCTCCCAGGAGATCGTGTAATTAAAGTGGATGACCAGCAATTTTCTTCCTCGGAGGAATTCATTAAGTATGTGGGGGGGAAAAAGGCGAACGAAGAAGTAATCTTAACGATAAAGCGAAAGAATAAAACAAAAAAGGTGAAAATTATTGTTCAGCCTTTTAAAGACGATTCCAATAAGGTAGGTATTGGAATTACTTTGGTGGATGATAAAGAAATCATTACAAACCCAAAGGTAACTGTGAATACCGATGAAATTGGTGGTCCCTCTGCCGGTTTAATGTTCACATTGGAAATCTATAATCAGCTAATGGAAGAAGACTTTACAAGAGGCTACAGGATAGCTGGAACGGGTACAATTGATTCTAAAGGTAACGTGGGGCCAATTGGAGGAATTGACCAAAAGGTGGTTGCAGCGGATAAAGCAGGAGCGGAGATATTCTTCGCTCCAAATGAGAAGGGCAAAAGTGGCTCCAATTATCGAGTTGCAGTAAAAACAGCCCGTGATATTGACACAAAAATGAAAATAGTCCCCGTTGATGTTTTTGATGATGCTGTGAATTATTTGCAAAAGTTACCTAAAAAAGAAAGATGA
- a CDS encoding nucleotidyltransferase, which produces MKAVGIIVEYNPFHNGHSYHLQAAKEVAQADIVIAVMSGNFLQRGEPALVSKWYRTKMALLGGVDIVIELPYQFASQKAETFANGAISILDAIGCQALCFGSESGNISSFLETIDFLAVNQDIYDENIKRFIQTGVSYPKALSLSFQAMSSTNHLVDLAKPNNILGYQYIKALKQQKSLIKPLTIRRKNADYHDEHFATETIASATSIRKALFSANMNKSSINQYVPVETSQLLIEYHDRFGTFHEWENYWHLLKFRILQSSPEELREIYEVEEGLENRLLAVALESSSFKEFMGKLKTKRYTWTRLQRMCVHILTNTKKEDMATTNEKASYLRLLGMTADGKEYLKKSKSHISLPLISKLSAYKQKEILLDIKASQVYSLGVGNLLANELIHQEYRQPPIIVTKER; this is translated from the coding sequence ATGAAAGCAGTTGGAATCATCGTTGAGTACAACCCATTTCATAATGGACATAGCTATCACTTACAAGCAGCTAAGGAAGTAGCACAAGCAGATATTGTCATAGCAGTTATGAGTGGTAACTTTCTGCAAAGGGGCGAACCCGCTCTTGTTTCTAAATGGTACCGAACCAAGATGGCTTTATTGGGCGGCGTAGATATTGTGATTGAACTGCCCTATCAATTCGCTTCTCAAAAAGCTGAAACCTTTGCAAATGGCGCTATATCGATATTGGATGCAATCGGTTGTCAGGCACTTTGCTTTGGAAGCGAAAGCGGTAATATTTCATCCTTTTTAGAAACAATCGACTTTCTAGCAGTGAATCAGGACATATATGATGAAAATATTAAAAGGTTTATCCAAACAGGAGTAAGTTATCCTAAAGCATTATCGCTGTCTTTTCAGGCAATGTCAAGCACCAATCACCTCGTAGATTTAGCAAAACCAAATAATATCCTTGGTTATCAATACATTAAAGCCCTTAAACAACAAAAAAGTTTAATTAAACCACTAACAATAAGAAGGAAAAATGCAGACTATCATGATGAGCACTTCGCTACTGAAACCATTGCTAGTGCAACAAGTATCAGAAAAGCACTTTTTTCAGCTAATATGAACAAATCATCAATTAATCAATATGTACCAGTTGAAACAAGTCAATTACTAATAGAATACCATGACCGTTTTGGGACCTTTCATGAATGGGAAAATTATTGGCACCTGTTAAAATTTCGAATACTCCAAAGCAGTCCTGAGGAACTTAGAGAAATATATGAAGTAGAAGAAGGACTTGAAAATAGATTATTGGCGGTTGCCCTCGAATCCTCCAGTTTTAAGGAATTTATGGGAAAACTTAAAACGAAACGATATACATGGACGAGGTTACAAAGAATGTGTGTCCATATCTTAACCAATACAAAAAAAGAAGATATGGCAACGACCAATGAAAAGGCTAGCTATTTAAGGCTGCTGGGAATGACTGCAGACGGTAAAGAATATTTAAAAAAGAGCAAATCTCATATTAGCCTGCCGCTTATTTCTAAATTATCAGCCTATAAACAAAAAGAAATTTTGCTCGATATCAAGGCCAGCCAAGTATATTCATTGGGTGTAGGGAATTTACTTGCAAACGAATTAATACACCAAGAATATAGACAGCCGCCAATAATTGTAACGAAAGAAAGATGA
- a CDS encoding YceD family protein, with protein sequence MKWTLSQLQKYRNKDFQIDEIIRVDEIKEIDQTIREVSPMHITGRGDIDSTKVTFHFKIEGHLVLPCSRTLVDVKLPINVETTETFLLQGSEYVTEEEVYQVKGDIVDLMPVIREILLLEVPLQVFCEDVNHEDAAPQSGKDWEVIHEEGQSKKIDPRLAGLAKFFDEKNSSSES encoded by the coding sequence TTGAAATGGACATTAAGTCAATTACAAAAATATCGAAACAAGGATTTTCAGATTGATGAAATAATTCGGGTTGATGAGATTAAAGAAATTGATCAAACGATTCGTGAAGTCTCGCCGATGCATATAACGGGTCGGGGGGATATTGATTCAACGAAAGTGACATTCCATTTTAAAATAGAAGGTCATTTAGTCCTTCCTTGTTCTCGTACTTTAGTGGATGTTAAACTTCCAATTAATGTCGAAACAACTGAAACTTTCCTCTTACAAGGTTCAGAATATGTAACTGAAGAGGAAGTATATCAAGTAAAAGGGGATATTGTTGATCTAATGCCAGTCATTAGAGAAATTCTTTTACTTGAAGTTCCACTGCAAGTTTTCTGTGAGGATGTTAATCATGAAGATGCTGCTCCACAATCTGGTAAGGATTGGGAAGTTATTCATGAGGAAGGTCAATCCAAAAAGATTGATCCAAGACTAGCAGGACTTGCAAAGTTTTTTGACGAAAAAAATTCTTCTTCCGAATCATAA
- the rpmF gene encoding 50S ribosomal protein L32, whose amino-acid sequence MAVPARRTSKTAKRKRRTHFKLNVPGMVSCPNCGEMKLTHRVCKACGTYKGKDVVND is encoded by the coding sequence ATGGCTGTACCTGCTAGAAGGACTTCTAAAACGGCAAAAAGAAAGCGTCGTACTCATTTCAAATTAAATGTACCTGGTATGGTAAGTTGCCCAAACTGTGGTGAAATGAAACTTACTCACCGCGTATGTAAGGCTTGCGGAACATACAAAGGAAAAGACGTTGTTAACGACTAA
- a CDS encoding enoyl-CoA hydratase/isomerase family protein, producing the protein MSYTIERQEKGYLLFTITRNEKRNAINYDVMAGLIHAIDRAKEPDIKALVITGVGDRAFCSGGDLSVFHALRTKEEAYTMLSKMAGILYSLLTLPKPTIALINGTVIGGGCELIAACDFRLAREGIKAGFVQGKQAITTGWGGGTIVTEKLPSIHSMKLLMEAEIQTAEFLKEIGYIDKLYKEDSLIACERFLEKLLSVDLSVLESYKMMLIRKWEEGNLRERIEKEVRNCSVLWESEAHHEHVQKFNDKKIQN; encoded by the coding sequence GTGTCTTATACCATTGAAAGACAGGAAAAGGGCTATTTATTATTTACAATCACAAGAAATGAAAAAAGAAATGCTATTAATTATGACGTCATGGCCGGGTTAATCCATGCCATTGATCGAGCAAAGGAGCCCGATATTAAAGCACTAGTGATTACAGGTGTAGGGGACAGGGCTTTTTGTTCTGGAGGAGACTTATCGGTTTTTCATGCACTAAGGACAAAAGAAGAAGCATATACAATGCTTTCAAAGATGGCAGGGATTCTTTATTCCTTACTAACATTGCCAAAGCCAACAATTGCCCTTATTAATGGTACCGTTATTGGCGGCGGCTGTGAATTAATAGCTGCCTGTGATTTTAGATTAGCAAGAGAAGGAATAAAAGCGGGATTTGTTCAGGGAAAACAGGCAATTACAACAGGATGGGGTGGCGGAACAATCGTAACGGAAAAACTGCCTTCCATACATAGTATGAAGTTATTAATGGAGGCGGAAATACAGACAGCTGAATTCTTAAAAGAAATAGGATATATTGATAAACTTTACAAAGAGGATTCTCTTATAGCATGTGAAAGATTTCTTGAAAAATTATTATCAGTCGATTTGAGTGTTTTGGAATCCTATAAAATGATGTTGATCAGGAAGTGGGAGGAAGGAAACCTCCGTGAAAGAATAGAGAAGGAAGTAAGGAACTGTTCTGTCCTATGGGAAAGTGAAGCGCACCATGAACATGTCCAGAAATTTAATGATAAAAAAATACAGAATTAA
- a CDS encoding RsfA family transcriptional regulator — protein MSPTRQDAWSQDEDLLLAEVVLRHIREGGTQLQAFEEVGKQLSRTSAACGFRWNSFVRKQYKSGIELAKKQRKELKKQSQNTDVDRTEKYPVEETVTLSSHGDSISYQTVIQFLEGLHKKAETSLGLETALERSNEKIQILEKKTYSLSAENERLIKNLKAIEEDYRSLIEIMERARKMVVLQETDRQQKVKFQMDKNGNLERVEK, from the coding sequence ATGTCACCAACTCGCCAAGATGCATGGTCCCAGGACGAAGATTTATTACTCGCAGAAGTTGTGTTAAGACATATTCGAGAAGGCGGAACGCAGCTGCAGGCATTTGAGGAAGTAGGAAAACAGCTATCGAGAACATCTGCGGCATGTGGATTTCGATGGAATTCATTTGTGAGGAAACAATATAAATCAGGGATAGAACTGGCAAAGAAGCAACGAAAAGAATTAAAAAAGCAAAGCCAAAATACAGACGTTGATCGTACAGAGAAATATCCAGTAGAGGAAACGGTGACACTTTCATCTCATGGTGATTCAATCTCCTACCAGACTGTTATTCAGTTCTTGGAAGGCCTCCATAAAAAAGCGGAAACTTCTTTAGGTTTGGAAACGGCTCTGGAAAGGTCCAATGAAAAAATTCAAATCTTAGAAAAGAAAACCTATTCTCTTTCAGCAGAGAATGAACGATTAATCAAAAATTTAAAGGCGATTGAAGAAGACTATCGTTCCTTAATTGAAATTATGGAAAGAGCGAGGAAGATGGTTGTTTTGCAAGAAACAGACCGTCAGCAAAAAGTGAAATTCCAAATGGATAAAAACGGGAATCTTGAAAGAGTTGAAAAATAG
- a CDS encoding N-acetyltransferase, whose protein sequence is MRLKVEKLKVNFKTLEEFKKFKEYGIQELSMLEDLEANMVDNDSESPFYGIYFGDKLVARMSLYQIEAKFDRYFYPPQSYLELWKLEVLPEYQGKGYGRTLVDFAKSFGIPIKTNPRVKSSTFWEKMEFTPVDYEMERDRGENPLVWYPKGVEAQHH, encoded by the coding sequence ATGAGATTGAAAGTTGAGAAATTAAAGGTGAATTTTAAAACACTAGAAGAATTTAAAAAGTTTAAAGAATATGGTATTCAAGAGTTGTCGATGCTTGAGGATCTAGAGGCAAATATGGTAGATAATGATAGTGAATCGCCTTTTTATGGGATTTATTTCGGGGACAAATTAGTAGCAAGGATGAGCCTCTATCAAATAGAAGCTAAATTTGACCGTTATTTCTATCCTCCACAAAGTTATTTAGAATTATGGAAACTTGAGGTTTTGCCTGAGTATCAAGGAAAAGGTTATGGTCGAACGCTTGTGGATTTTGCGAAAAGCTTCGGTATTCCAATAAAGACAAATCCGAGGGTAAAGTCTAGTACATTTTGGGAAAAAATGGAGTTTACTCCAGTTGATTATGAAATGGAGCGTGACCGCGGAGAGAATCCGCTTGTCTGGTACCCAAAAGGCGTAGAGGCCCAGCACCATTAA
- a CDS encoding acyl-CoA carboxylase subunit beta — protein MAEVNTVNDQLKEKRKTIEAGGLPKYHEKLKEQNKLFCRDRLNLLFDDGIYEEDGKFANVLAGDLPADGVVTAIGKINGQTVCVMANDSTIKAGSWGARTVEKIIRIQEVAEKLKVPLFYLVDSAGARITDQLEMFPNRRGAGKIFYNQVKLSGMIPQVCILFGPSAAGGAYIPAFCDVVIMVDQNASMYLGSPRMAEKVIGEKVTLEEMGGARMHCTVSGCGDVLTYSEEEAIESAKKYISYFPASFKEKSKLVEGKAPTTGRELEKIIPVNQNAPFDMYEAINRIIDENSFYEIKKLFAPELITGFARIEGRAIGIIANQPKVKGGVLFVDSADKAAKFIQLCDAFHVPLLFLADVPGFMIGTKVERAGIIRHGAKLIAAMSSATVPKISVIVRKAYGAGLYAMAGPAFEPDCCIALPSAQIAVMGPEAAVNAVYSNKINEIADPKERVAFVQAKQQEYKEHIDIYRLASDLIVDDIVAPSELRNVLIQRFAYYETKEITFSTRKHPVYPV, from the coding sequence GTGGCAGAAGTAAACACCGTAAATGATCAGTTAAAAGAAAAAAGGAAAACAATCGAAGCGGGTGGACTCCCGAAATATCATGAAAAGCTTAAAGAACAAAATAAACTTTTTTGTAGGGATCGCCTAAATTTATTGTTTGATGACGGTATATATGAGGAAGACGGGAAATTTGCAAATGTTCTTGCTGGGGATTTGCCTGCCGATGGCGTTGTTACTGCAATTGGTAAGATCAATGGGCAAACAGTTTGTGTAATGGCAAATGACTCAACAATTAAAGCGGGCTCATGGGGAGCAAGGACGGTAGAAAAAATTATTCGTATACAAGAGGTAGCAGAAAAACTGAAAGTACCCCTTTTCTACCTTGTTGATTCTGCGGGCGCTAGAATTACAGATCAATTAGAAATGTTTCCAAACCGCCGTGGGGCAGGAAAGATTTTTTATAACCAGGTGAAACTATCAGGAATGATTCCGCAGGTATGTATTCTCTTTGGACCATCAGCTGCTGGCGGCGCCTATATTCCAGCTTTTTGTGATGTGGTTATCATGGTTGATCAAAATGCCTCTATGTATCTAGGTTCACCGCGAATGGCCGAAAAGGTAATCGGTGAAAAAGTGACACTTGAAGAAATGGGCGGAGCCAGGATGCATTGTACTGTTAGCGGATGCGGTGATGTGCTTACCTATAGTGAAGAAGAAGCGATTGAATCAGCAAAAAAATATATCAGTTATTTTCCCGCAAGTTTCAAGGAAAAATCAAAGCTTGTTGAGGGGAAAGCACCAACGACAGGGCGTGAATTAGAAAAAATTATCCCTGTAAATCAAAATGCTCCATTTGATATGTATGAAGCAATTAATAGAATAATTGACGAAAACAGCTTTTATGAAATTAAAAAGCTATTTGCTCCAGAATTAATTACTGGATTTGCTAGGATCGAAGGCAGAGCTATCGGTATTATCGCTAACCAGCCAAAGGTAAAGGGTGGTGTATTATTCGTAGATTCTGCGGATAAAGCAGCTAAATTTATACAGCTATGTGATGCGTTTCATGTGCCGCTATTGTTCCTTGCTGATGTTCCTGGGTTTATGATTGGGACGAAGGTGGAACGAGCAGGAATTATCCGCCATGGTGCCAAGCTGATTGCCGCGATGAGTTCTGCTACGGTACCGAAAATATCAGTTATTGTTAGGAAAGCATACGGTGCCGGCCTTTACGCGATGGCTGGACCAGCATTTGAACCAGATTGCTGTATTGCCTTACCAAGTGCCCAAATTGCAGTTATGGGACCAGAAGCGGCTGTGAACGCGGTTTATTCCAATAAAATCAATGAGATTGCAGATCCAAAAGAGCGAGTGGCCTTTGTGCAAGCGAAACAACAGGAGTATAAAGAGCATATTGATATTTATCGCTTAGCATCAGACTTAATTGTTGATGATATTGTTGCACCTTCAGAACTAAGAAATGTGTTAATTCAGCGATTTGCTTATTACGAAACCAAAGAAATAACCTTCAGTACCCGCAAACACCCGGTTTATCCCGTTTGA
- a CDS encoding 2-dehydropantoate 2-reductase, translating to MKIGIIGAGSIGLLFASNLSSVFSVTLYTRTSEQAKEINDHGLHLLKGTEQMKADILARPFNDWSGTEDLTIVAVKQYQLDSLLRKLNEADSQQDLLFLQNGMGHLKQLDTLQSKNIFVGSVEHGAHKVNAFTVRHNGEGRINVAVFRGEAAKLSDLAKKAPIDFPFTLKDDYYEILVNKLIVNAVINPLSALLNVKNGELVDNPFYFAALSNLFSEIAFILDVKNPDKLLKQIINICKKTADNHSSMLKDVEARRKTEVDAILGFLIAKAKEQGKKAPLVESYYFFIKGKEKNWRDSE from the coding sequence ATGAAAATTGGCATTATAGGTGCTGGTTCCATTGGATTATTATTTGCATCAAACTTAAGTAGTGTGTTTAGCGTGACACTTTATACTAGAACAAGTGAACAGGCAAAAGAAATTAATGATCATGGTCTTCATCTCCTAAAAGGAACAGAGCAGATGAAAGCTGATATTTTAGCACGGCCTTTCAATGACTGGAGTGGGACAGAAGACTTAACCATCGTAGCGGTCAAACAATATCAACTAGATTCTTTGCTAAGGAAACTAAATGAGGCAGATAGTCAGCAGGACCTATTATTTTTACAAAATGGAATGGGACATTTAAAACAGTTGGATACGCTCCAATCTAAAAATATCTTTGTGGGTTCTGTTGAACATGGTGCCCATAAGGTTAATGCTTTTACCGTCCGTCATAATGGTGAAGGAAGAATTAATGTGGCTGTTTTTAGAGGCGAGGCAGCTAAACTAAGTGATCTCGCAAAAAAAGCTCCCATCGATTTTCCATTTACATTAAAGGATGATTACTATGAGATTCTCGTAAATAAGCTGATCGTCAATGCGGTGATTAATCCATTATCTGCACTGCTTAATGTAAAGAACGGTGAATTAGTAGATAATCCTTTCTATTTTGCTGCTCTAAGTAATCTATTTTCTGAGATCGCGTTCATTTTAGATGTAAAAAATCCTGATAAACTGCTCAAACAAATTATTAATATATGTAAAAAAACAGCAGATAATCATTCCTCTATGCTAAAAGATGTAGAGGCAAGGAGAAAGACCGAGGTGGATGCGATTTTGGGATTCCTAATAGCGAAAGCTAAAGAACAAGGAAAAAAAGCTCCATTAGTTGAAAGCTATTATTTTTTTATAAAAGGGAAAGAAAAAAATTGGAGGGATAGTGAATGA
- a CDS encoding DUF3397 domain-containing protein: MNSILSSIITIFFTLPFLGLIIIYFLYKMITNDSRKSFHKALDYSTVLFIIAVHFLLITIIGKSFFWLILLLMILIAMVFVVVHWKVKGEIILFKVFKGFWRCNFLFFFLAYISLTVYGLLHRAITFSFF, translated from the coding sequence ATGAATTCGATACTATCATCTATCATTACTATTTTCTTTACTCTGCCTTTCCTGGGACTCATAATCATTTATTTTTTGTATAAAATGATAACAAATGACTCTCGCAAATCATTTCATAAAGCCTTAGATTACTCAACTGTTTTATTTATTATAGCTGTTCACTTCTTACTTATTACTATAATCGGCAAATCGTTTTTCTGGTTAATTTTATTATTAATGATTTTGATTGCAATGGTTTTCGTTGTTGTTCACTGGAAGGTCAAAGGTGAAATTATCTTATTTAAGGTGTTTAAAGGCTTTTGGAGATGTAATTTTCTATTCTTTTTTTTAGCATATATTTCCCTAACCGTTTATGGTTTGTTGCACCGTGCAATAACGTTTTCATTTTTTTAA
- the bshC gene encoding bacillithiol biosynthesis cysteine-adding enzyme BshC yields MEMLNLSLPATNRFASSYLKQSAEILPFFHYRFNDLTEDQKRVDELGNRQFPRKEAAEHIETYMERFPSSEAVKNSLAKLKQENSVVVIGGQQAGILTGPLYSIHKIVSIIKLAEQKERQLGIPVIPVFWIAGEDHDFHEVNHVFIPTGLKVDKWTYPERVLEKKMVSDIVLSKDICRTWVKDLIENFGETAHTTELLAFSEEQLLNSTTYVDFFANIVMELFKDYGLLIVDSGNSKFRLLQNEYFTKQIEHHAAITHHLLEQQSMISKKGFPITIESNEHAANLFYYNKRSNERVLLEYDDLNNRFIGKNGGVSFTKEELVAIATEDPAKLSNNVVTRPLMQEWLFPTVAFIAGPGEISYWAELKQVFEHFELKMPPIVPRLNITFLDRAVERDINELHLDLTTVLSKGTTVDKELFLESIKDREVTDLFTVAKDQLLKQYQQIEAKTIELNQSLLPLLKKNESYLLKQIGFMESKLEETVKLKHDVVLNKYARIDYSLRPDGFPQERVWNLYYYLNLYGFSLIKGLMELSYDFDGRHKVIKI; encoded by the coding sequence ATGGAGATGTTAAATCTCTCTTTACCAGCAACAAATCGGTTTGCATCAAGTTATCTGAAACAATCCGCGGAAATTCTTCCGTTTTTTCACTATCGGTTTAATGATTTAACCGAAGATCAGAAAAGGGTGGATGAATTAGGTAATCGGCAGTTTCCGCGTAAAGAGGCAGCAGAACACATAGAGACTTATATGGAACGTTTTCCGTCATCAGAAGCAGTGAAAAACTCACTTGCAAAACTAAAACAAGAGAATAGTGTGGTTGTAATCGGCGGGCAACAGGCCGGAATTCTTACTGGTCCTCTTTATTCCATACATAAGATTGTTTCCATTATTAAATTAGCAGAACAGAAAGAAAGACAACTCGGTATACCTGTTATCCCTGTTTTTTGGATTGCGGGGGAAGACCATGATTTTCATGAGGTAAACCATGTATTTATACCTACTGGGTTAAAGGTGGATAAATGGACCTACCCAGAAAGGGTTCTGGAAAAGAAAATGGTTTCGGATATAGTCCTATCTAAAGATATCTGCCGAACTTGGGTGAAGGATTTAATAGAGAATTTCGGTGAGACAGCACATACAACAGAGCTATTAGCTTTTTCGGAAGAACAATTATTGAATTCAACTACCTATGTTGATTTTTTTGCCAACATTGTTATGGAACTATTTAAAGACTATGGGTTATTAATTGTCGATTCAGGAAACAGCAAATTCCGATTGCTGCAAAATGAGTATTTTACTAAACAAATCGAGCATCACGCTGCAATCACCCATCATTTACTTGAACAGCAAAGTATGATCAGTAAAAAAGGCTTTCCAATCACCATTGAATCAAATGAGCATGCGGCTAACTTATTTTATTATAATAAAAGGTCAAATGAACGAGTGCTGCTTGAGTATGATGATTTAAATAATCGATTTATAGGAAAAAACGGCGGTGTTTCCTTTACAAAGGAAGAATTAGTGGCAATTGCGACCGAAGATCCAGCTAAACTAAGCAATAATGTGGTAACAAGGCCATTAATGCAAGAGTGGTTATTCCCGACAGTCGCCTTTATTGCAGGACCAGGTGAAATTTCCTATTGGGCTGAATTAAAGCAAGTTTTTGAACATTTTGAGTTGAAAATGCCGCCTATAGTACCAAGACTAAATATAACATTCCTCGACCGCGCGGTGGAAAGGGATATTAATGAGTTACATTTGGACCTGACAACTGTTTTGAGTAAGGGAACAACTGTTGATAAGGAACTATTTCTAGAATCAATTAAGGATCGGGAAGTAACTGACCTATTTACAGTGGCCAAAGACCAGTTATTAAAACAGTACCAGCAAATTGAAGCAAAGACGATTGAGCTAAATCAAAGTCTGCTCCCGTTATTAAAGAAAAACGAGAGTTATCTGCTGAAGCAAATTGGATTTATGGAATCCAAGCTAGAAGAAACCGTTAAATTAAAGCACGATGTGGTATTAAATAAGTATGCCCGTATTGATTATTCATTACGTCCGGACGGTTTTCCTCAAGAACGAGTGTGGAATCTCTATTATTATTTAAATCTGTATGGTTTTAGCCTTATTAAAGGACTAATGGAACTTAGCTATGATTTTGACGGCCGCCATAAAGTAATAAAAATATAA
- the mraZ gene encoding division/cell wall cluster transcriptional repressor MraZ, translating into MLMGEYHHSIDMKGRMIVPSKFRDELGDMFIITRGLDQCLFGYPLSEWELIEEKLKALPLTKKDARAFTRFFFSGATESELDKQGRINIPAPLLQYAKLEKECVILGVSNRIEIWSKQIWEEYFSESEESFAEIAENMIGFDI; encoded by the coding sequence ATGTTAATGGGTGAATACCATCATAGCATTGATATGAAAGGCCGGATGATTGTGCCTTCGAAATTCCGCGATGAACTTGGAGACATGTTTATTATTACGCGCGGTTTGGATCAATGTTTGTTCGGTTACCCATTATCCGAGTGGGAGCTAATAGAAGAAAAGCTAAAAGCCTTACCGCTTACCAAGAAAGATGCCCGGGCATTTACTAGATTCTTCTTCTCCGGAGCGACAGAGAGCGAACTGGATAAGCAAGGCAGAATTAATATCCCAGCACCACTGCTTCAGTATGCAAAATTAGAAAAAGAATGTGTGATTTTGGGTGTTTCCAATCGAATCGAGATATGGAGCAAACAGATTTGGGAAGAGTATTTTTCAGAGTCTGAAGAATCTTTTGCTGAAATCGCAGAAAATATGATTGGGTTTGATATATAA